In one window of Plasmodium cynomolgi strain B DNA, chromosome 13, whole genome shotgun sequence DNA:
- a CDS encoding adenylyl cyclase 1 (putative), giving the protein MPDLKHIYAKEIFPNEKLKRYFLKCRSKEKVLYSFTSDNEITNEEKKYDDELDISKYEGLYSNVLTRLVNLLYVLYLFFVIFSKDVLYILLEKKHDALSDYLIVLLIFICCVEVMINFLTRKTYTCYFMFFEVISLVSLFFDLFICEYYLFDLFDSYVKRINGINDVGSEDVVYLIHLVKALRVTKIYRLIICFVGRHTKEKYKHRNEWNVMPMHLVEYFFSHVHVER; this is encoded by the exons ATGCCGGACTTAAAGCACATATATGCAAAGGaaattttcccaaatgagAAGCTGAAAAGatatttcttaaaatgtaGATCGAAGGAAAAAGTTTTATACTCCTTTACCTCTGACAAT GAAATTacaaatgaggagaaaaaatatgatgacGAATTGGACATTTCGAAATATGAG GGCCTATACTCCAATGTGTTGACGAGGCTGGTCAACCTACTGTACGTTCTGTACCTCttctttgtaatttttagCAAAGACGTTTTGTACATCCTTCTAGAAAAG AAGCATGACGCGCTGTCCGATTATCTGATcgtcctcctcatcttcATATGCTGCGTCGAAGTGATGATAAACTTTTTGACGAGGAAAACCTACACCTgctattttatgtttttcgaAGTGATCTCTTTGGTATCCTTATTCTTtgatttgttcatttgtgaGTATTACCTCTTCGATTTGTTCGACTCCTATGTAAAGAG AATAAACGGAATAAATGATGTTGGGAGCGAAGATGTGGTTTATCTGATACACCTAGTGAAGGCTCTGAGGgtcacaaaaatatataggctGATTATTTGCTTCGTCGGAAGACACACCAAGGAGAAGTACAAGCACAGGAATGAGTGGAATGTAATGCCGATGCATCTTGTGGAATACTTTTTCTCGCATGTACATGTGGAAAGATAA
- a CDS encoding hypothetical protein (putative), with protein NNEGRNDGTVREARDGSGNNGQDANNRGNADGGDPAGEANQSKQANLCSCDFTERLNFIPQEKTKVVCNLNPHHGEEVKIWVNKEYEVRCFQNSRVYCPLKDYIINSANILNYSPKLKYQINDVVHRDREVKEYHLEIDKEASDILFFCSIKPKQVSELLEGEVKINLKREISEEYSVATEDGIHICDFSKGNLNISPSAGFYYKNDRSVSCIYLVIPNKLFLIKLPKLSIVTDQFLPSLVNCLSEHSFINFNLKHVEEADDSIYLHLSFGDFKKTFNLSCAFDLSEYAVEPCSLGKKGVVTFYFNAA; from the coding sequence AATAACGAAGGGAGAAATGATGGCACCGTAAGAGAAGCCCGCGATGGAAGCGGTAACAACGGACAAGATGCCAACAATAGAGGCAATGCTGATGGAGGAGACCCCGCAGGTGAAGCCAACCAAAGCAAACAGGCAAATCTATGCTCCTGTGACTTCACAGAAAGATTGAACTTCATTCCGCAGGAAAAAACCAAAGTAGTGTGTAACCTAAACCCGCACCACGGAGAAGAGGTGAAAATATGGGTCAACAAAGAATACGAAGTGAGATGCTTCCAAAACTCTCGAGTTTACTGTCCACTAAAAGACTACATAATAAACAGCGCAAATATTCTTAACTATTCCCCCAAACTGAAATATCAAATAAATGACGTAGTGCACAGAGATAGGGAGGTAAAGGAATATCATCTCGAGATTGACAAAGAAGCAAGtgacattttatttttctgttcaatCAAACCTAAGCAAGTATCAGAATTGCTAGAGGGagaagtgaaaataaatttaaagagaGAAATTAGTGAGGAGTATTCAGTAGCAACTGAAGATGGGATACACATATGTGATTTTTCTAAAGGAAATTTAAACATATCTCCATCAGCAGggttttattataaaaatgacagaTCGGTTAGCTGTATTTACCTTGTCATCCcgaacaaattatttttaattaagttACCCAAATTAAGCATTGTCACCGATCAGTTTCTCCCTAGTTTGGTTAACTGTTTATCTGAACActcttttattaattttaatttgaaacATGTCGAAGAAGCTGATGACTCCATTTATTTACATCTATCCTTTggtgattttaaaaaaacctTTAACCTGTCCTGTGCATTTGACTTATCCGAATATGCTGTTGAGCCCTGTTCTCTGGGAAAGAAGGGAGTCGTGACGTTTTACTTCAACGCCGCC
- a CDS encoding hypothetical protein (putative) codes for MRKVQAIFAFCFFLIFCCLIKPSTVSIYCEIINDEDVYLRTLKGQNFSEEFIALFDNKDVRVTIEKFILEEHVKYYISKVRKSEHNIIKTIEKLLMREFPSTIGLKEDIIKNELLKFLSIIFTKQEDVVKKFFANFNKSTFDIGANYRHFESKFLDEYENIENLKKTYFSIFNQVTEALNSTKTSEDNKSSVYFIDIKDRVLSNVASLKDTLAKLRGEVVALYNINYGLNELKNEVDVHISNFRREHEGTQGTPITTDPESGKEGDVNILNLVEDVASKLMFNLRTKISSTRDELQKRLTTLEKELIDMSNEITRLDIQQNVPKLSIVKNNNFLNIESIRNEYEEYVNKTESDREAMENVNGSSGMSVVGGGSDGPVFEKTLQLLEKHTSWVKEQDAFTYCERDDIAEVLKICLNLVEKLKDIVIQENFNLLMKYENLYKELNKFLYHSRSSTLDISYMKAWSSIENYKGTEILINGVDRLLSMINTLTQMIKLFKEANKNMNPDVFFNLNRLSNGFYNSGTKVNLFKMELAKLMHPPHSLQVIKNNIEKFGHVYKDNITKMKVITNSFEIASGNMQTEIDEILKIVSTMILADNLISEFRKVRRVWKRHVKRTLKELNEKMGLMISAYRENRNVIFPCELDPTRSHLSHSEGTTNALMGSLSGSLSGSLSGSLNGSLSGALSGSLCGSLSGALSEEVNFNRNCINKSTLASPYFINLYKNVMNKFDTVKNEKEMKRLFSVIYRSVDIILQIIKDNRNNLNQEYNKKRKQIINLINYRKDSRVDMTNVYNKLIELEGDLVSNLQKLFLNKVNLNKQLEHSVEMTKAELFKDKVPPYCNLVEQFITKYFLTMMRWKRLINNNRSLFPPELISKHNG; via the exons atGAGAAAGGTACAAgcaatttttgcattctgtttttttttaattttctgttGTTTAATAAAACCGAGTACGGTTAGCATATATTGTGAAATTATAAATGATGAGGATGTATACTTAAGGACATtaaaaggacaaaatttcAGCGAAGAATTTATAGCCCTATTTGACAACAAGGATGTGCGTGTAACgatagaaaaatttattttggaagaacatgtaaaatattatattagcaaagtgagaaaaagtgaacacaatataattaaaacTATTGAGAAATTATTGATGAGAGAATTTCCATCTACCATTGGACTTAAGGAagacattataaaaaatgaactgctGAAATTTTTAAGCATTATATTTACAAAGCAGGAGGATGttgtgaagaaattttttgccaacttTAATAAGAGCACTTTCGACATTGGTGCGAATTATCGTCATTTTGAAAGCAAATTTTTGGacgaatatgaaaatattgaaaatttaaaaaaaacttatttttccatttttaatcaaGTAACTGAAGCGTTGAATAGCACTAAGACGAGTGAAGATAACAAAAGTAGTGTATACTTTATCGACATCAAGGACAGAGTACTTTCTAATGTAGCATCACTTAAGGATACTTTGGCAAAGCTAAGAGGCGAAGTTGTTGCTTTGTACAATATAAACTATGGATTGAATGAGCTGAAGAATGAGGTAGATGTGcatatttcaaattttcgaaGAGAGCACGAGGGGACCCAGGGCACCCCCATCACTACAGATCCAGAAAGCGGAAAAGAAGGTGATGTGAATATTCTCAACCTGGTGGAGGATGTGGCATCCAAATTGATGTTCAATTTGAGAACCAAAATTTCCAGCACGAGAGATGAACTTCAAAAACGATTAACCACTTTAGAGAAGGAACTAATCGATATGTCTAATGAAATCACCCGATTGGATATTCAGCAGAATGTACCTAAACTCTCCATCGTAAAGAATAACAACTTCCTCAACATTGAAAGCATTCGAAATGAGTATGAAGAGTACGTGAATAAAACGGAGAGTGACCGGGAGGCTatggaaaatgtgaatgGTAGCAGCGGTATGAGCGTCGTTGGTGGAGGGAGCGACGGACCCGTGTTTGAGAAGACCCTGCAGCTGCTAGAAAAGCACACCTCCTGGGTGAAGGAGCAGGATGCCTTCACGTACTGTGAGAGGGACGACATCGCCGAGGTTTTGAAGATCTGCTTGAACCTTGTGGAGAAGCTGAAGGATATAGTCATACAGGAAAATTTCAATTTACTAATGAAATATGAAAACCTGTACAAGGAGCTGAATAAGTTTCTATACCATTCGAGAAGTAGCACTTTGGACATCTCATACATGAAGGCATGGTCCTCCATCGAGAATTACAAAGGAACAGAAATCCTCATCAACGGAGTTGACAGGCTACTATCCATGATTAATACACTCACACAGATGATTAAACTTTTTAAGGAagctaataaaaatatgaatccagatgtattttttaacctGAACAGATTAAGTAATGGGTTCTACAATTCAGGAACGAAAGTGAATCTATTTAAGAtggagctagccaaattaATGCACCCTCCACATAGCCTacaagttataaaaaataacattgaAAAGTTTGGACATGTATATAAGGATAATATCACAAAGATGAAGGTGATCACAAATTCGTTTGAAATTGCCTCTGGAAATATGCAAACAGAAATTgacgaaattttaaaaattgtaagtaCGATGATTCTGGCAGATAATTTAATTAGCGAATTTAGAAAGGTTAGGAGAGTCTGGAAGAGACACGTTAAACGTACTTTGAAGGAACTTAATGAGAAGATGGGGCTTATGATTAGTGCGTATAGAGAAAATAGAAATGTGATTTTCCCCTGTGAGTTAGACCCTACCAGGTCACACCTCTCGCACAGTGAAGGGACGACGAACGCGTTGATGGGCTCACTAAGTGGTTCACTGAGTGGCTCACTGAGCGGATCACTAAACGGTTCACTGAGTGGAGCACTGAGCGGTTCACTGTGCGGCTCACTTAGCGGCGCACTAAGCGAAGAGGTTAACTTTAATAGGAACTGTATTAATAAAAGCACCCTGGCGTCGCCGTACTTTATAAATCTGTACAAAAACGTAATGAACAAATTCGATAcggtgaaaaatgaaaaagaaatgaaaaggctATTCTCTGTTATATACAGATCTGTGGATATCATTTTACAGATAATTAAAGATAACAGAAATAATTTGAACCAAGAATACAATAAAAAGCGGAAGCAGATTATAAATTTGATTAATTATAGAAAGGACTCTAGAGTGGACATGACAAATGTGTATAACAAATTGATCGAGCTGGAGGGTGACTTGGTTAGTAATTTACagaaattgtttttaaataaagtGAATTTGAATAAACAGCTGGAGCATTCTGTAGAGATGACCAAGGCAGAGCTCTTCAAGGACAAGGTGCCTCCCTACTGCAACTTGGTGGAACAGTTCATTACGAAATACTTTCTGACCATGATGAGGTGGAAAAGGCTTATAAACAACAACAGGAGTTTATTCCCCCCCGAGTTGATATCGAAG CAtaatggataa